In Mycobacterium sp. Aquia_213, the sequence TCTGGGCAATCGGCTCTCCATCCACAACCAGCCCAACCTCGGCGGTTCCGGTGGTTACAGCCGGGTGATGTACGAGGCGCTGAAAAACACTGACTGCCAACAGATTCTGTTCATGGACGATGACATCCGCATCGAGCCGGACACGATCCTGCGGGTGCTGGCGATGAACCGCTTCGCCAAGACGCCGACGCTGATCGGCGGTCAGATGCTCAACCTGCAGGAGCCGTCGCACCTGCACATCATGGGCGAGGTGGTCAACCAGTCGAACTTCATGTGGACCGCCGCGCCGCACGCCGAGTACGACCACGACTTCGCCGAATTCCCGTTGGGCGACAAGAACGAGCGCAGCGCGCTGCTGCACCGTCGCATCGACGTCGACTTCAACGGTTGGTGGACGTGCATGATCCCGCGGCAGGTCGCCGAGGAGCTCGGCCAGCCGCTGCCGCTGTTCATCAAATGGGACGACGCCGAATACGGTCTGCGCGCCGGCGAGCACGGCTACCCGACGGTCACGCTGCCCGGCGCCGCGATCTGGCACATGGCGTGGAGCGACAAGGACGACGCGATCGACTGGCAGGCCTACTTCCACCTGCGCAACCGGCTGGTGGTCGCCGCGCTGCATTGGGATGGCGACATCACCGGCCTGGTCCGCAGCCACTGCAAGGCGACCCTGAAACACCTTGCGTGCCTTGAATATTCAACAGTTGCGATCCAGAACAGGGCCATCGACGACTTCCTCGCCGGCCCGGAGCACATCTTCTCGATTCTGGAATCGGGGCTACCGGAAGTGCATCGGCTGCGCAAGGAGTACCCGGACGCCGTCGTGCTGCCCGCGGCGAGCGAGCTGCCCCCGCCGTTGCACCAGAGCAAGGCGATGAAGCCACCGGTGAACCCGGTGTCCATCGGTTACCGGCTGGCGCGCGGGATATTGCACAACGCCACCAAGGCCGACCCGGAAAGCCATCAGCGCCCGGAGTTCAACGTGCCGACCCAGGATGCCCGCTGGTTCCGGCTGTGCACCGTCGACGGTGTCACGGTCACCACTGCCGACGGGTGCGGTGTGGTCTACCGGCAGCGCGATCGGCGCAAGATGTTCCGCCTGCTGTTCGAGTCGCTGCGCCGCCAGCGTCAGCTGTTGAGCCGGTTCGACGAGATGCGCCGGGTGTACCGGGGCGCGCTGCCGGTGCTGTCCAGCAAGCAGAAGTGGGAGACGGTGCTGCTCCCGGAAGCAAGCCAACATGGCTGAATCGGCGGTGCCACGCGGCGAAGTGGCCGCGATGGTGGCCGTTCAGTCGGCACTGGCTAACCGCCCCGGGGTGTTGGCCACCGCACGCGGAATGTCTCACTTCGGGGAGCACAGCGTCGGGTGGCTGATCGTCGAATTGCTGGGCGCCCTGTTGCGGGAGCGCCGCCGCCGGGAATGGCTGGTGGCCGCGGCCGGCACGTTCGCCGCGCATGCGGCCGCCGTGTTGATCAAGCGGGTGGTGCGACGCAAACGCCCACATGACCCCGCCGTCGCGGTCAATGTCGGCACACCCAGCCAGCTCAGCTTCCCGTCCGCGCACGCCACCTCCACGACGACCGCGGCCATCCTGATGGGCCGGGCCACCGGGCTGCCGCTGCCCGCCGTGCTGGTTCCGCCGATGGCCTTGTCGCGGATACTGCTGGGCGTGCACTATCCCAGCGACGTTGCTTTCGGCGTGGCGCTCGGCGCCGCGGTCGCGCGCCTTGCACTCTGGCTCGATAGAAAGTCGAGATAGGTGTGGCCGAAATGAGCGAAGACGTGGTGACCGGAAAACCTCCGGCGAACCTGATCACCGGCGTGATCAAGGCGATGCGCCCGCGCCAATGGGTGAAGAACGTGTTGGTGGTGGCCGCTCCGGTGGCCGCGGCCGGCCGCGGCGTCCGCTACGACTACGCCGAAGTGGCGACCAAGGTCGGCGTGGCGTTCGTGGTCTTCTGCCTGGCGGCCTCCGCGATCTACCTGATCAACGACGTCCGCGACGTCGAGGCGGACCGGGAGCACCCGACCAAGCGATTCCGGCCGATCGCGGCCGGCGTGGTGCCCGAATGGCTGGCCTACGCGCTGGCCGTGGTGCTGGGTGCGGCCTCCCTGGCGATTTCCTGGTGGCTCACGCCGAACCTCGCGGTGGTGATGGGCGTCTACCTCACGATGCAGCTGGCCTACTGCTTCGGCCTGAAACACCAAGCGGTGATGGACATCTGCATCGTGTCGTCGGCGTATCTGCTCCGGGCCATCGCCGGGGGCGCGGCCACCGACATTCCGCTGTCGCAATGGTTCTTGCTGACGGCGGCGTTCGCGTCGCTGTTCATGGTGGCCGGCAAGCGTTACGCGGAATTGCAGTTGGCCGAGCGCACCGGAGCGGCGATCCGCAAATCGCTGGAGAGTTACACCAGTACCTACCTGCGATTCGTCTGGACGATGTCGGCGACCGCGGTGGTGTTGTGCTACGGGATGTGGGCATTCGAGCGGGACCGCTATTCGGGTTCCTGGTTCGCGGTCTCGATGGTCCCGTTCACGATCGCGATCCTGCGCTATGCGGTCGACGTCGACGGCGGACTGGCCGGCGAGCCCGAAGACATTGCGCTGCGTGACCGGGTGTTGCAGCTGCTGTTCCTGGCGTGGATCGCAACAGTTGGTGCCGCCGTTGCCTTCGGCTAGCCCGGGTCTGGAGGCCATCAAGCGCGAGGTGATGCGCCGGCGGCCGAGGGTCGGGCGGGGTGGCCGGCGGCCGTTTCCGTACGACATCGTGGTTCGGGTCAGCCTGTGGGTGAGCGTGGCGGTGGTCGCCGTGCTGTTCGGTTGGGGAGCGTGGGAGCGGCGCTGGATCGCCGACGACGGACTGATCGTGCTGCGCACGGTGCGCAACCTGTTGGCCGGCAATGGGCCGGTTTTCAACCAGGGCGAGCGGGTCGAGGCGAACACCTCGACGGCGTGGACCTACCTGATGTACGTCGGCAGTTGGGTCGGTGGACCGGTGCGGATGGAGTACGTGGCGCTGGTGCTGGCGCTGGTTTTGTCCGTCTCGGGCGTGGCGCTGCTGATGCTGGGCGCCGGCCGGCTCTACGCCCCCAGCCTGCGGGGACGTCGGGCGATCATGCTGCCCGCCGGGGCGCTGGTCTACATCGCGCTGCCGCCGGCACGTGATTTCGCCACGTCGGGGCTCGAGAGCGGGCTGACGCTGGCCTATCTGGGGTTGCTGTGGTGGATGATGGTCCGCTGGTCACAGGCGCTGCGGAACCGGCCGGATAGCGACGTGTTCCTCGGGGTGCTGGCGTTTGTCGCGGGATTCAGTGTTCTGGTGCGGCCCGAGTTGGCGCTGATGGGCGGTCTGGCCCTGATCATGATGCTGATCGCGGCCCGGACCTGGCGCCGCCGGGTGCTGATCGTGGTGGCCGGCGGGTTCCTTCCGGTGGCCTACCAGATCTTCCGGATGGGCTATTACGGCCTGCTGGTGCCCGGGACGGCTCTGGCCAAGGACGCCGCCGGTGACAAGTGGTCCCAGGGCATGACCTACCTGTCGAACTTCATCTCGCCCTACGCGGTGTGGCTGCCGGTGCTGCTGCTGGTGCCGCTGGGGCTGCTGCTGATGGCGGCGCGGCGCCGGCCATCGTTCTTGCGCCCCATGCTCGCGCCCAATTACGGCCGGGTGGCGCGGGCGGTGCAAAGCCCGCCGGCGGCGGTCGCCTTCGTCCTGGTGAGCGGACTTCTGCAGGCCCTCTACTGGACCCGGCAGGGCGGCGATTTCATGCACGCGCGAGTGCTGCTGGCGCCCCTATTTTGTTTGCTGGCCCCGGTCGCCGTGATCCCGGTGCTGATCCCCGACGGGCAGGACTACTCGCGCGAAACGGGGTACTGGCTGGCCGGTGCCGCCAGCCTGCTGTGGCTCGGTGTCGCGGGCTGGTCGCTGTGGGCAGCAAACTCGCCGGGGATGGGTTACGACGCCACCCACGTCACCTACAGCGGCATCGTCGACGAGCGCCGCTTCTATGCCCAGGCGACCGGTCACGCGCACCCGCTGACCGCCGCCGATTACCTCGATTACCCGAGGATGGCGGCGGTGCTGGCGGCGCTGGACAACACCCCGGACGGGGCGTTGTTGCTGCCGTCCGGCAACTACATTCAGTGGGACATCGTGCCCCAACTGCAGCAGCCACCACCCGCTCCCGGCAGCCCTCCCGACAGCAAACCTCCGCAAAAGCCGCAACATGCAGTGTTTTTCACGAACTTGGGGATGCTGGGCATGAACGTCGGGCTCGATGTGCGGGTGATCGACCAAATCGGGCTGGCGAACCCGTTGGCTCAGCACACGCAGCGTCTGACGCACGGCCGGATCGGGCATGACAAGAACCTCTTCCCGGACTGGGTGATCGCCGACGGCCCCTGGGTGAAGATGTATCCGGGCATTCCGGGCTACCTGGACGCGAATTGGGTCGCCCAGGCGGTGGCGGCCCTGCAGTGTCCGGAGACCAAGGCGGTGCTGGCGTCGGTGCGCGCCCCGATGTCGCTGCACCGGTTCGTCTCAAACTTCTTGCACTCCTTCGCATTCACCGGGTACCGGATCGATCGGGTCCCGCTCTACGAGCTCGCCAGGTGCGGCCTACCGGTGCCGGAACCGATTCCGCCGCCGCTCCGCGAGTAAACATTGCGCGGATAAATCTCACAGATAGCGAACTCGTCACAATTTTTCGGGTCGCGCACTGACAGCAAATTCATATTTGCGCCTTCACCTGTGCGCGTGCACCGCCCGGCACATGCGGAAATGCCGTTTTCGGCCGTTGTTTCCGGCTTGAAAACCCCTCGAAATCCTCGTTGGAGGCGCGTTTGCGGAATCTGCTCGATGAGAGCGCGCGAGGGTTGGTGTGGTTCACTACAAGAGCACTGCTGCGCTTAGATCGCATGCAGTTCGACCCCAATCAACGACGCATCCCGATGACGGGCGCGCCGAGAGGATGAGGAAGCAAGAATGACGTTTGTTGACAGGTTTCGCGGCGCCGTGGCACGTATGCCACGCCGACTCGCAGTTGGAGCCGTGGGCGCGGCCCTGCTATCGGGTCTGATCGGCGTCGTGGGGGGCCCGGCGACCGCAGGGGCGTTCTCACGCCCGGGTCTGCCGGTGGAGTACCTGCAGGTTCCGTCCGCGGCCATGGGCCGCGACATCAAGATTCAGTTCCAGAGCGGTGGCGCCAACGCGCCCGCGCTGTACCTGCTTGACGGTATGCGCGCGCAGGACGACTTCAACGGCTGGGACATCAACACCCCCGCGTTCGAGTGGTACAACCAGTCGGGCATCGCGGTCGTGATGCCGGTCGGCGGTCAGTCCAGCTTCTACTCCGACTGGTACGCGCCCGCCTGCGGTAAGGCCGGCTGCACCACATACAAGTGGGAGACCTTCCTCACCAGTGAGCTGCCGCAATACCTGTCGGCCAACAAGCAGGTCAAGCCGACCGGCAGCGCGGCCGTCGGTCTGTCGATGGCCGGTTCGTCGGCGCTGATCCTCGCCGCCTACCACCCCGACCAGTTCCCATACGCCGGCTCGCTGTCGGCGCTGCTGGACCCGTCCCAGGGCATGGGGCCGACGCTGATCGGTCTGGCCATGGGCGACGCCGGTGGCTACAAGACGAAGGACATGTGGGGGCCGTCCAGCGACCCGGCGTGGCAGCGCAACGACCCGTCGCTGCAGGTCGCCAAGCTCGTCGCCAACAACACCCGGATCTGGGTGTACTGCGGTAACGGCAAGCCGTCCGACCTCGGTGGCGACAACCTGCCCGCCAAGTTCCTGGAAGGCTTCGTGCGGACCAGCAACCTGAAGTTCCAGGACGCGTACAACGCGGCCGGCGGCCACAACGCGGTGTGGAACTTCGACGCCAACGGCACCCACGACTGGCCCTACTGGGGCGCGCAGCTGCACGCCATGCTGCCCGACCTGCAGTCGTCGCTGGGCGCGACCCCGGGTGCCGGCCCGGCCACGGCCGCGGCTGCCCCGAGCCAGGGCACGTAACACCTTCAGAGCAATGCGATTAGCGGCGGGAACCCTTCGGGGTTTCCGCCGTTAGTCGTTTGCGGTGTGACTTGTTTCACTACCCTGCGGGTCGGCGGTACTTCGGCCGTGGTTACTGTGCAAACACAGCGACTACACGATGGAGGGTGGACATGGGTAGCGTGCGGGGTCTGTCAACGCTTCTGCGGGTGCTCTGCGTTGCCGCGCTGACACTCGGATTCGGCGGTGTGGCGGCAGGAATCACGGGTAAGGCTGCAGCGGCGAGTTACGAGACGCTGATGGTGCCGTCCGGCGCCATGGGCCGTGATATCCCGGTCGCCTTCCTGGGGGGTGGTCCGCACGCCGTCTATCTGCTGGACGCCTTCAACGCCGCCCCCGACGTCAGCAATTGGGTGACCGCGGGCAACGCGATGGGCACGCTGGGCGGCAAGGGGATCTCCGTGGTCGCACCCGCCGGTGGCGCCTGGAGCATGTACACCAACTGGGAGCAGGACGGCAGCAAGCAGTGGGACACCTTCCTGTCCAGCGAGCTACCCGACTGGCTGGCCGCCAATAAGGGCCTGGCACCCGGCGGCCACGCTGCCGTGGGCGCGTCTCAGGGCGGCTATGCCGCGATGGCGCTGGCCGCCTTCCATCCCGACCGCTTCGGCTTCGCCGGCTCGCTGTCGGGATTCCTCTACCCGTCGAACACCACCACGAACGGTTCGATCCTGGCCGGCCTGCAGCAGTTCGGCGGCGTGGACGGCAACGGCATGTGGGGAGCCCCGCAGCTGGGCCGGTGGAAGTGGCACGACCCCTACGTGCACTCCGCTCTGCTGGCGCAGAACAACACCCGGGTGTGGGTCTGGAGCCCGACGACCATGGCCGGAGATGCGGCCGCGATGATCGGGCAAGCCGGCGAGGCGATGGGCAACAGCCGCATGTTCTATCAGCAGTACCGCAGCAACGGCGGCCACAACGGGCACTTCGATTTCCCGGGCGGCGGCGACAACGGCTGGGGCTCGTGGTCGGGACAGCTGGGCGCCATGTCGGGCGACATCGTGGGAGCCATCCGCTAGTCACGCGGACCCGCTCGCAGGACGGACGGCGCCGCGCGCCGAGCCGGTACCGTGTATTGAGCAGCAGAGGGCGGGATGACCGCTTGCCTGGTGACAAGCTGCGACCTACCGACTCTGCTAGCGGGAGAACATGACCACGAACGCCCAGCGCAAGCGCCGCCGAATCCTGGCTTGGGTGGCCGCGCTGTCCATGGCCGGGGTCGTCTTGTTGGTCATCGTGGCCGTGGTGACGATGCTGCGCAGCGCCGAAGGTCCGCCCAGCGCGGTCCCGCCCGGCATCTTGCCGCCGTCCTCGACGACGACGCATCCGCACAAGCCCCGCCCGGCCTCGCAGGACGCTTCCTGTCCCGACGTGGAGTTGATGGTGATTCCCGGGACGTGGGAGTCGTCCCCGCAGGACGATCCGCTCAACCCGATGCAGTTCCCGAATGCGTTGCTGCACAACATGACCGGCGCGATCAGCCAGCAGTTTCCGCCTTCGCGGGTGCTGACCTACACCGTTCCCTACACCGCGCAGTTCAACAATCCGCTGGGCGGCATCAAGCAGATGTCCTACAACGACAGCCGGGCCGAAGGCACTCGCGCGGCGGTCCAGGCGCTGACCGACATGAATAACAAGTGCCCGCTCACCAGTTACGTGCTGGTGGGTTTCTCGCAGGGCGCGGTGATCGCCGGCGACATCGCCAGCGATGTCGGTAACGGTCGCGGGCCCGTCGACGACGACCTGGTGCTGGGCGTGACGTTGATCGCAGACGGCCGCCGCCAGCAGGGGGTGGGCAACGACGTCGGGCCCAACCCGCCGGGCGAGGGCGCCGAGGTCACCCTGCACGAGGTGCCGGTGCTGTCGGGGCTCGGTTTGACGATGACCGGCGCACGGCCCGGCGGCTTCGGCGACCTCAACAGCAAGACGAACGAGATCTGCGCGGCCGGCGATTTGATCTGCGCCGCCCCGAACGAGGCATTCAGCGTCGCGAACCTGCCGAATACACTCAACACGCTGGCCGGCGGTGCGGGCCAGCCGGTCCACGCCATGTACGCCACCCCCCAGTTCTGGAATCTGGATGGCGCCACGTCCACGGACTGGACATTGAACTGGGCGCGTAATCTCATCGAAAACGCGCCACACCCCAAGCACGGGTAACTGGCCGGGCACCGAGGACAACGCTGTCGGGCGCGCGAGGTGCTGGGCAACGGGACACAGCGGTTAGGTAGGCGGTACCGGGCGCAATCGGCGGTACCTTGAGATTTGGTCTGCCGCGCGCCGCCGCCTAACATTAAGAGAAAACTAAGAGCGATAAGAGTTTGGCGGTTCCCGACCGGGTCACAGCTCGGACGGACCGGCGCAAGTTTGCGCCGCGTACGAGGCCGGCCCACGCGCAGACGACATTGTCGGCAACGCCGACACCAGGACCGCCGGAGTAGCTGACCGGCGAGTGTGTAACAGGAGAGGGCGGCATGGCCTACCACAACCCGTTCATCGTGAATGGAAAGATCAAGTTCCCGGACAACACGAACTTGGTCAAGCACGTTGAGAAGTGGGCGAAGGTTCGCGGTGGCAAGTTGGCCTACCGGTTCATCGACTACTCCACCGAACGCGACGGCGTCTACCGCGACATCGTCTGGTCGGAATTCAGCACCCGCAACCGTGCCGTGGGCGCGCGTCTGCAGCAGGTCACCGAGCCCGGCGACCGGATCGCCATCTTGTGCCCGCAGAACCTCGACTACCTCGTCGCCTTCTTCGGCGCGCTGTATGCCGGCCGGATCGCGGTGCCGTTGTTCGATCCGGCCGAGCCGGGTCACGTCGGTCGCCTGCACGCCGTGCTCGACGATTGCGCGCCCTCGACGATCCTGACCACGACCGAGGCCGCCGAAGGCGTCCGCAAGTTCATCCGGGCCCGGGCGGCCAAGGAGCGGCCGCGTGTCGTCGCCGTCGACGCGGTGCCCGACGAGGTCGCCGCCACCTGGGTAGCGCCCGACGCCGACGAGGACACGATCGCCTACCTGCAGTACACCTCCGGGTCCACCCGGACCCCGACCGGCGTGCAGATCACCCATCTGAACCTGCCCACCAACGTGCTGCAGGTGCTCAACGGCCTGGAAGGCAAGGACGGCGACCGGGGGCTGTCCTGGCTGCCGTTCTTCCACGACATGGGGTTGATCACCGCGCTGCTGTCGCCGGTGCTCGGCCACAGCTTCACCTTCATGACGCCCGCCGCTTTCGTGCGCCGACCCGGCCGCTGGATCCGGGAGATGGCGCGCAAGCCGGAAGACGGCCCGGATTGCGAGGTCTTCACCGTCGCGCCCAACTTCGCCTTCGAGCACGCCGCGGTCCGCGGCCTGCCCAAGGACGACGAGCCGCCGCTGGACCTGAGCAACGTCAAGGGCATCCTGAACGGCAGCGAGCCGGTGTCCCCGGCGTCGATGCGCAAGTTCTACGAGGCGTTCGAGCCCTACGGTCTGCGCAAGACCGCGATCAAGCCGTCTTACGGGCTGGCCGAGGCGACGCTGTTCGTCTCCACCACGCCGATGGACGAGGCGCCCACCGTCATCCACGTCGACCGTGAAGAGCTGAACAAGCAGCGCTTCGTCGAGGTGGCAGCGGACTCGCCGAACGCCGTCGCGCAGGTGTCCGCCGGCGTCATCGGCGTCGACGAGTGGGCCGTCATCGTCGATCCCGATGCCGCCAGCGAGTTGCCGGACGGCCAGATCGGCGAGATCTGGTTGCACGGTAAGAACCTGGGCACCGGCTACTGGGGCAAGGAAGCCGAGACCTCCGAAATCTTCCGCAACATTCTCAAGTCGCGCATCAGCGCGTCGCACGCCGAGGGTGCCGAAGACGACGGGCTGTGGGTGCGCACCGGTGACTACGGCACCTACTTCAACGGCCACCTCTATATAGCGGGCCGCATCAAGGACCTGGTCATCATCGACGGCCGCAATCACTACCCGCAGGACCTCGAGTATTCGGCGCAGGAGGCCAGCAAGGCGTTGCGCACCGGATACGTCGCCGCCTTCTCGGTGCCGGCCAACGAGCTGCCGCAAGCGGTGTTCGACAATCCGCACGCCGGGCTCAAGTTCGACCCCGACGACACCTCCGAGCAGTTGGTGATCGTCGCCGAGCGTGCCGCCGGCACGCACAAGCTCGACTACCAGCCCATCGCCGACGACATTCGCGCGGCCATCGCCGTGCGTCACGGGGTTACCGTCCGTGACTTGCTGCTGGTGCAGTCGGGGACGATTCCCCGTACCTCCAGCGGCAAGATCGGACACCGTGCCTGCCGCGCCGCCTACCTCGACGGCAGCCTGCGCAGCGGCATTGGGTCCCCGACCGCTTTTGCCAATGAACAGACTGAATCCAGGAACCATGGCTGACACAGAATCTGACCTGCCGGACAACTCTGACCACGCGGCCGCTGCTGGTCCTGGCGGGGACGTGCCTGCCAAGAAGACCGACATGACGGTCCCCGAGATGCGGCAATGGCTGCGCAACTGGGTGGGCCGGGCCGTCGGCCAATCGCCCGACGCGATCGACGAGTCGGTCCCGATGGTCGAGCTGGGCCTCTCATCGCGGGATGCGGTGGCGATGGCCGCCGACATCGAAGACATGACCGGTGTCACGCTGTCGGTCGCGGTGGCCTTCCAGCACCCGACCATCGAATCGCTGGCCACCCGCATCATCGAGGGCGAGCCCGAACGCCCCGACGACGACTTCGAGGGTGTCGACTGGACGCGCCCCGGCCCGGCCGAGCGCGTCGACATCGCGATCGTCGGGTTGGCCACCCGGCTGCCCGGCGATATGAACAGCCCGGCCGAAACCTGGCAGGCCCTGATGGAGGGCCGCGACGCCATCACCGACCTGCCCGAGGGTCGTTGGTCGGAGTTCCTCGAAGAGCCCCGGCTGGCCGCGCGCATCGCGAAAGCCCGCACCAAGGGCGGCTACCTGAAGGACATCAAGGGCTTTGACTCGGAGTTCTTCGCGGTGGCCAAGACCGAGGCCGACAACATCGACCCGCAACAGCGGATGGCGCTGGAAATGACGTGGGAGGCGCTCGAGCACGCCCGCATCCCGGCGTCCAGCCTGCGCGGCGAGGCCGTCGGTGTCTATGTCGGCTTCACCAACGCCGACTATGGCTTCCTGGCCATCTCGGACCCGACCCTCGCGCACCCCTATGCGATCACCGGTAACTCCCACGCGATCATCGCCAACCGGGTGTCGTACTTCTACGACTTCCGCGGCCCCTCGGTCGCCGTCGACACGGCCTGCTCGAGTTCGTTGGTGGCGACGCACCAGGCGGTGCAGGCGCTGCGCAACCGTGAGTGCGACGTGGCGGTGGCCGGCGGTGTCAACGCACTGATCACCCCCGCGGTGACGCTCGGTTTCGACGAGATCGGCGCGGTGCTGGCACCCGACGGCCGGATCAAGTCCTTCTCGTCGGACGCCGACGGCTACACCCGCTCCGAGGGCGCCGGCATGGTGGTGCTCAAGCGAGTCGACGACGCTCGCCGCGACGGCGACCAGATCCTGGCCGTCATCGCCGGTAGCGCCATCAACCACGACGGCCGGTCCAACGGCCTGATCGCCCCCAACCAGGACGCGCAGGCCGAGGTGCTGCGCCGGGCGTACAAGGACGCCGGCATCGACCCGCGCAACGCCGACTACATCGAGGCGCACGGAACCGGCACCATTCTCGGTGACCCGATCGAGGCCGAGGCGCTGGGTCGGGTGGTCGGCCGCGGCCGCCCCGCCGATCGGCCGGCGCTGCTGGGCGCGATCAAGACCAACATCGGTCACCTGGAATCGGCGGCCGGCATCGCCAGCATAGCCAAGGTGGTGCTGGCGCTGCAGTACAACAAGCTGCCGCCGTCGATCAACTTCGCCGGGCCCAGCCCGTACATCGATTTCGATGGCATGCACTTGAAATTCGTTGATACCGCGACGGATTGGCCGCGATACGGCGGCTACGCCGTGGCCGGGGTGTCGAGCTTCGGCTTCGGTGGGGCCAACGCGCACCTGGTCCTGCGTGAGGTGTTGCCGCGCGACTATTACGAGCGCCCAACCGGGCCCGAGGTAACGCCGGCCGCCGAAGCCGACCTCGCGGAAGCGCCTGCGGCCGAAGGGCATTCGCTGCGGTTCGACGATTTCGGCAACATCATCACCGACGAGTTCGTGTTCGACGAGTCGGAGCCCGACCTGCCGGAAGTGACCGAAGAGGCGCTGCAGCTCAAGCAAGCGGCCTTGGAAGAGCTTGCGGCACAAGAGGAGTCAGAGCCGACCACGCCGCTGATTCCCCTTGCGGTGTCCGCGTTTTTGACGTCGCGCAAGAAGGCCGCCGCCGCCGAACTGGCCGACTGGATGGAAAGCCCGGAGGGCCAGGCGTCGTCGCTGGAGTCGATCGGCCGGTCGCTGTCGCGGCGTAACCACGGCCGCTCGCGCGCGGTGGTGCTGGCGCACAACCACGAGGAAGCCATCAAGGGCTTGCGCGCGGTGGCCGAGGGCAAGCAGCGGCCCAACATGTTCAGCGTCGACGGGCCGGTGACCAACGGCCCGGTGTGGGTGCTCGCCGGATTCGGTGCGCAGCACCGCAAGATGGGCAAGAGCCTGTATTTGCGCAACGAGGTCTTCGCCGAGTCGATCGAGCAGGTCGACGCCCTGGTGCAGGACGAGCTGGGTTA encodes:
- the fadD32 gene encoding long-chain-fatty-acid--AMP ligase FadD32 is translated as MAYHNPFIVNGKIKFPDNTNLVKHVEKWAKVRGGKLAYRFIDYSTERDGVYRDIVWSEFSTRNRAVGARLQQVTEPGDRIAILCPQNLDYLVAFFGALYAGRIAVPLFDPAEPGHVGRLHAVLDDCAPSTILTTTEAAEGVRKFIRARAAKERPRVVAVDAVPDEVAATWVAPDADEDTIAYLQYTSGSTRTPTGVQITHLNLPTNVLQVLNGLEGKDGDRGLSWLPFFHDMGLITALLSPVLGHSFTFMTPAAFVRRPGRWIREMARKPEDGPDCEVFTVAPNFAFEHAAVRGLPKDDEPPLDLSNVKGILNGSEPVSPASMRKFYEAFEPYGLRKTAIKPSYGLAEATLFVSTTPMDEAPTVIHVDREELNKQRFVEVAADSPNAVAQVSAGVIGVDEWAVIVDPDAASELPDGQIGEIWLHGKNLGTGYWGKEAETSEIFRNILKSRISASHAEGAEDDGLWVRTGDYGTYFNGHLYIAGRIKDLVIIDGRNHYPQDLEYSAQEASKALRTGYVAAFSVPANELPQAVFDNPHAGLKFDPDDTSEQLVIVAERAAGTHKLDYQPIADDIRAAIAVRHGVTVRDLLLVQSGTIPRTSSGKIGHRACRAAYLDGSLRSGIGSPTAFANEQTESRNHG